The window agtttctaatacataaatctctctctctatacagtactgcatgtattctctccattttattaaatgtttttttcagtacaaaccaatgtgtgttacttatacaagccttaaacatacaaatgcacttatataaaccttcaatatacttatataggccttaaacataaattataatacaaaatatagcactgaatcaacttacaaacaaattcaacttatgaacaatcgctcggaacctaactcgttcgtaagtaggggagcgtctgtattgtttaaaaatactcgGTTTTAGCTtatatggaattattatgcttacttgtgcaaattcttacgcaggtgtttttggtttctgacctgatatgcaattgttgtggcagttgttttttgaccttaatggtgttattccattagcttatgcaattgtttgaatcagattaccttaagtgttttgattatgcgcgactaaatggacagaggaggatcccgtttcttcagaatgtcacggtggcgaggacgagccaggacgattctcacttgcacgtttcaacgctggaatatgtcaacgatgtctctctgtttttattaaagtatacctattaataaacctatcataaGCATAGGCAGGCCCAGctgaactgtaaaaaaaatcaacttatagtccagaaaatacggtaattagctAACGGGCTTGTTTTTAAGTCCGCTGATGTGCATCGAGAAGTCCGAGACACACAAACGCGTCCTTATCTCCGAGAAGAATCAAACCCGCGGGACGGAGTCACAGTCCGCCGGTCCGTCTCCCGCCGCGAGACGTTTTCAGGAGCAAAACAACGTGAAGGAGCGGTCGGGGGAAATCCGTGAGTGGGCGCTTTATTGCTAACGTCTCCTTTCAGGGACACTTGTGGGACTTCAATGGTCGTCTTTTCAGAGACAGAAATGTGAAGGGGGCAAATGTCCATTTAAAAATGCTTGAATTGCTTCTCTGTGGACcgatttagcattttttttttcgtcttttGAGACAAATGTGTCTTTACTGCGGGAAGAAAGGAAAGGACAAGTGCAAGAAGAAGGCACGGAAGGGCCGGCAGGACGGAggaatgtagttttttttatgtcCCTCGCAGGGGAAAAGCATCAAATAAATCAGGTTGCCGTTAGCGACAACATCGCTAGGCCTCAGATGTACACAATTGCTTCTCTTTATCTTcgttacatgaaaaaaaaagacttcaaatgggttttttttgccGGAGGAAAAGTAGGAAAGCAGGTCAAAAGGTCACGGAAAGGTCACGGAAAGGTCAAATAAACTGGCAACGATTACCAGaattaaaaatcattaaaaatgagGATTTTGGTGGCATAATTTTGTCCTCTAATTTGAttgtagaagaagaaaaacagcaaaaaaacatgactttaaaaacaaactaattcaTCAGAAAACTCAATGTTTACTTCCAATTTTACttggttttatattttatacttattttttggttgcgaattgcttttgtttgtgcctcaacttttattttggagacaagtttatcaaaataaaaatgccaatCAAAATGTCTGTActttttattacatttcatAGTGTTTGGATGGAGTtgttattttcttaattttaaaaattattttgtattttctcgcatataagccgtatttttaactcaaaaactgactgaatcaaggtacggcttatatgcgcacaagacttgctatactctttttcaccagtagatgtcggcaaagtaacatttactattggTTGGTTAATTTCTGTTTTGCAGCAAGAATcagtgggcggcttatacgcgagaaaatgaaaaaaaacaataattgtaagACAATTTTACAcgtgggcggcttatatgcgagtaaatacagatTTCTTTCCAAAAACCATAACTTAACCaacataaaatccatttttttcgtcAATTTCACCCTCAAAATTAGTGTCCAACCAAAATTCAGCCTTTTTTATCGCAAAAAAACCCTGAATTTGACCTTTAGCCCCTCATTAGAATATCGTGTCCAAGATATGCTGTAAATCCGCCCCGAGTTGCTTAATTGTCTTGCGCGAGGGGGGTCCGTAGAGAGGCCCGGGACCCCCCGTTCTGGGTCAGCGCACATTTTACAATCGTCATAGCgggcaaaaacaacaacaaactctGTCAAACGCCCCATGagaacgattaaaaaaaaacggggggCTTGAATGCGGAGGGAACATTTCCCAGCAGCTCCTCCACGCGTGACcacaacacacacccacatctTGCCCACCCATCCCCTGAGAAGACCCCTGCGAGCGTACAGACGTCTTCAGCTCGCACGCCGTTAAggacttttcattttttgggtgaGGGAAGACAAATGGCTAACTCCGGGATTCAACTTTTGGGGTTTTTCTTGTCTCTGACGGGGATCGTTGGCCTGATCGTGGGGACCATTTTGCCCCAATGGAAGATGTCCGCCTACATCGGGGACAACATCATCACAGCCGTGGCCATGTACCAGGGACTGTGGATGTCCTGCGCCTTCCAGAGTACGGGGCAGCTCCAGTGCAAGATCTACGATTCCATCTTGCAGCTTGACAGTAAGACAAAAAgagagagatttttttaatggaggaACTTGGTTTGatgaaaactaaaaaatatcaGTGTATGAGGAGGGTCATTTTGGAATTAGAGAACTTCAGGATGGTTCCAAAAGAAGAGTTTTGAATTATCGAGTCCACCTTCATCAATAATTGATCATTAATTATCAACGGGTTAATTAGATCTGTTTGGAGATCAATAGTaaaatttgcttttttaaatatgattcATGTTTACAATATTTTGTCTAATTATACACAACCctaacaactactactaccacaacagCTCCAGCTAGtaaatgtataacacaatcccatactacttctactactactactaccactactaccagtactactacAAGTAGcactaccaccactacgactatcattactactactactactactgctactactactactactactgctactactactactactcctactcctaatactaccactgctactactactgctactactactgctactactattactactactactatgactaccactactaccactactactactagtagcacTACCACCACCGCCAGTACCACCACTACGACtatcattactactactactgctactactactactgctactactactcctactcctactcctactcctactcctactactactactgctactactattactactactactatgactaccacTACTAGTAGCACTACCACCACCGCCAGTACCACCACTACGACtatcattactactactactactgctactactactactactgctactattactactactactactactactgctactactactactgctactactactaccaccaccaccaccaccactactactactagcactaccactaccaccaccagtaCCACCAgcacgactactactaccactactactactactactaccactaccactactactaccactactactaccactaccactactactaccaccactaccactactactactacccctaccactactaatactactactacccctaccactactactactactaccactactactaccaccagtaccaccaccaccactactactcctactacccctaccactaccactgccactactactactactatcaccaccagtaccaccaccaccaccaccaccaccaccactactactactactactagcactacCACCACCGCcattaccaccactactactactgggtCTTAAAATCCAGTGTGCCACTCACTGAATGCGCGCTCCTTAtcgtgcggaaaatacagtagtcatCCAAAGCCCATCTTTCCAGGCCAAGTGCACTTTGCACAACACCTGATTGGCTGAAAAGCACTTCCAGGAGTTTCCACATGACCTTCTAAAACAATAGCGGCCCCGACACAGCTCCACGGCTCCCCTCGCTCCAGGAGGGTGCTGTTTACGCAGGCCGGGCCAGACTGGCACAGACTGGTTCTAGGTGGGGAAAGAACAAAGGAAAGTTCGCCGTGTGATGGGTTTATAGGCGCCCGCGAAGGGGGGCGGGGCCCAACCGACGAGGAGCGGACAGGCCGTATTTCAAAGCGTGGCGCCAGCGCATCGTAACCCAGGGTTTCCGTTCCTTTCCTGCCGGCCTGCCCGCTGAAAATACACAAAACTTTTCTAAAAACTGGATCCCCTCCAGGTTCCCTTCAAGCCACCCGGGCGCTGATGATCGTGGGCATCATCGTGTCCTTGGCGGGCCTGGGCGTCGCCTGCACGGGCATGAAGTGCACCACTTGCGGGGGGGCCGACAAACTCCGCAAGGGCCGCGTGGCCATGACCGGGGGGATCATCCTCTTGGTGGGGGGTGAGTTTGAAAATCACTGCAAAAACACCCCTACTCAAAATGAGTTCGATTCCCACATTTCCAGTGTAAATCGActcaaaataaatggaataattAATTCCACACACAAATCTGTTAATccgcattttccggactataaaccgcactcctaaaaaaaaaaacaccatgaaaaggaaaaaatataagtCGTACTGGATGGAGCATAAGGCGCATTCCTGGGACGGCAATATGGTATTTtattagaaaacaaaaataaacattaaaataagaaTAGTAAACAACGGGCTAATTGGTCATCTATTAACAGTTTTCAGACAaattaaacctaaaaaaaaaatatgaaaaaaatgggagtCATTGTCCGGAAATTACGGTAATTTACATTCAAGCAGCTATGCAGTAAATTAGCATTTAAAAGAAGTGGAAAAAACATGGTATCGGAACTATATCATAAAAGAACAACATAGTCACACTATTAGTGGCAGGCcaggtgaaaaaaaagtgcagcttatagtccggaaaatactgtactgcaaaaaaactgcatttaaaaattgcattttttggaaCATATCCACTTTTCTCGGCcgaattttcatatttttatcgtTTTTTTAGGGTTATGCGCCATCGTGGCTTGTTCCTGGTTCGCCCACAACATCATCCGGGCATTTTACAACCCGTACACCCCCGTAAACACCAAGTAAGTGACATTCCATCCCAGCTTTTGACTTGCGTTTGCTCGGGTCAAAAAAATATCGTTTAATGGCGCAGGTTTGAGTTCGGGGCCGCCATTTTCATCGCATGGGGCGGATCCCTACTGGACGTCCTGGGCGGAGCCATGTTGGCCGCCTCTTGTCCGCGAAAGAAGCAGGTGTCCAAGTACCCGTCCACGAGCGCTTCCCGTTCCGGGCCTTCGAACGGCAACAAGGAATATGTGTGAACGCCAAAAAGTGggactttttgttgtttgtataTTTAATAGTTCATATTTTGTAGCTCCGCCCAGTTTAAAGTATGGTGgtaaaattttagttttttttttgcagaattaCAACAATACCTAGCAAATTTGAGGtcttaattatatttatt is drawn from Stigmatopora argus isolate UIUO_Sarg chromosome 20, RoL_Sarg_1.0, whole genome shotgun sequence and contains these coding sequences:
- the cldn7a gene encoding claudin-7-A — encoded protein: MANSGIQLLGFFLSLTGIVGLIVGTILPQWKMSAYIGDNIITAVAMYQGLWMSCAFQSTGQLQCKIYDSILQLDSSLQATRALMIVGIIVSLAGLGVACTGMKCTTCGGADKLRKGRVAMTGGIILLVGGLCAIVACSWFAHNIIRAFYNPYTPVNTKFEFGAAIFIAWGGSLLDVLGGAMLAASCPRKKQVSKYPSTSASRSGPSNGNKEYV